A window of the Fusarium poae strain DAOMC 252244 chromosome 3, whole genome shotgun sequence genome harbors these coding sequences:
- the NOP58 gene encoding Nucleolar protein 58 (BUSCO:20798at5125), which translates to MSLFVLAETPAGYGLFKATDKKMLKNEELAAELGRPEKVVEMLKLKKFVKFDSAATALEEAASLKEGKVPELLNQLLDDLKSEKKASLAVADMKLGTAISNLPDLNISPVSGSNTMDLFRGIRGQMANLIPGLLEENFDRMALGLSHSMSRHKLKFSADKVDSMIIQAIKLLDDLDKELNVYAMRAKEWYGWHFPEMAKILNDNLAYARVILAVGMRTNIADCDLSEILPEEIEVSLKAAAEISMGTEITDEDLENIKLLADQVIVYSNYRTQLSSYLESRMRAIAPNLTALVGYLVGARLIAHAGSLISLAKAPGSTVQILGAEKALFRALKTKHDTPKYGLIYHSSLIGQATGRNKGKIARMLSAKAALGLRVDALGDIEDDADEEERAILGLSNRIKLENHLRKLEGKPLLPKGANVTPSGEIVGAGQFTVKETRRYNDDADGVADEEEATTTPAKKIKKAKKLIEEVDEEMKDASDDDSDDAATKPKKLSEAEYERLAEEAGISVKKFKRKYERGDVELNADGTPKVVSKKELKKLRKAAEAAEKATATPTKSQPEETEGKKKRKHDSDDEATPKKEKKQKKKKRHSDA; encoded by the coding sequence gctcaagctcaagaagtTTGTCAAGTTCGACAGTGCCGCTACCGCTCTCGAAGAGGCTGCCTCGCTCAAAGAGGGCAAGGTCCCTGAGCTTCTTAACCAACTCCTCGACGACCTCAAgtccgagaagaaggcttcGCTCGCTGTTGCCGACATGAAGCTGGGTACAGCCATTTCCAACTTGCCCGATCTTAACATCTCCCCTGTCTCTGGTTCCAACACAATGGATCTTTTCCGAGGCATTCGAGGCCAGATGGCCAACCTCATCCCCGGTCTGCTTGAGGAGAATTTTGACCGCATGGCTCTGGGTCTTTCTCACTCTATGTCGCGCCACAAGCTCAAGTTCTCTGCCGACAAGGTCGACTCCATGATCATCCAGGCtatcaagcttcttgacgaccTCGATAAGGAGCTCAACGTTTACGCCATGCGAGCCAAGGAATGGTACGGATGGCACTTCCCCGAGATGGCCAAGATTCTCAACGACAACTTGGCCTACGCTCGCGTCATCCTAGCTGTTGGTATGCGTACCAACATTGCCGACTGTGACCTCTCTGAGATCCTCCCCGAAGAGATTGAGGTCTCTCTCAAGGCTGCCGCCGAAATCAGCATGGGTACCGAGATTACCGATGAGGATCTTGAGAACATTAAGCTCCTGGCTGACCAGGTCATTGTCTACTCTAACTACCGAACTCAACTCTCTTCATACCTCGAGAGCCGCATGCGCGCTATCGCCCCCAACCTGACTGCCCTTGTCGGCTACCTCGTCGGTGCCCGCCTCATTGCCCACGCTGGATCTCTCATCAGCTTGGCCAAGGCTCCTGGTTCCACTGTCCAGATCCTCGGTGCCGAGAAGGCTCTTTTCCGTGCCCTTAAGACCAAGCATGACACACCCAAGTACGGTCTTATCTACCACTCTTCGCTCATTGGTCAGGCTACTGGCCGAAACAAGGGAAAGATCGCCCGTATGCTGTCTGCTAAGGCTGCTCTCGGCCTTCGTGTTGATGCTCTTGGTGACATCGAAGATGATGCCGATGAGGAGGAGCGCGCCATCCTTGGCCTCAGCAACCGTATTAAGCTCGAGAACCACCTCCGCAAGCTCGAGGGCAAGCCTCTCCTGCCCAAGGGTGCGAACGTTACTCCCTCCGGCGAGATCGTCGGTGCTGGACAGTTCACTGTTAAGGAGACCCGCCGATACAACGATGACGCCGATGGTGTAgccgacgaggaggaggccacAACCACCCctgccaagaagatcaagaaggccaagaagctcaTCGAGGAGGTcgatgaagagatgaaggACGCTAGCGACGACGATAGCGACGACGCTGCtaccaagcccaagaagcttTCCGAGGCCGAGTACGAGCGCCTCGCTGAGGAGGCCGGCATCTCTGTCAAGAAGTTCAAGCGCAAGTACGAGCGAGGCGATGTCGAGCTGAACGCCGATGGTACACCCAAGGTTGTCAGCAAGAAGGAGCTCAAGAAGCTGCGCAAGGCTGCTGAGGCCGCTGAGAAGGCTACTGCTACACCTACCAAGTCTCAACCTGAGGAGACtgaaggcaagaagaagcgcaagcaCGACTCGGATGATGAGGCCACAcccaagaaggagaagaagcagaagaagaagaagcgtcACTCTGATGCCTAA
- a CDS encoding hypothetical protein (MEROPS:MER0192051~BUSCO:36329at5125) gives MSSTEGMINGGSSSAKAPAPAYAPEHTHAPTEGNGGFVSQNKMSVEPPKKEDLQRKYATVVEHEAGTNDWYGGMMNVLGGIVGTMGAIPCCIICPNPYKEVHQGNVGLVTKFGKFYKAVDPGLVKINPLSERLLQIDVKIQTTEVPEQICMTKDNVTLRLTSVIYYHIVSPHKAAFGINNVKQALMERTQTTLRHVVGARVLQDVIERREEIAQSIGEIIEDVAAGWGVQVESMLIKDIVFSQELQESLSMAAQSKRIGESKIIAAKAEVESAKLMRQAADILSSAPAMQIRYLEAMQAMAKSANSKVIFLPGANQTMGNALNAAMANETGESSGNAFGGQQDFGGQDPGFQQAMNARVVENI, from the exons ATGTCGTCCACTGAGGGCATGATCAACGGCGGAAGCTCATCCGCAAAGGCTCCCGCTCCCGCCTACGCTCCCGAACACACGCATGCACCCACCGAAGGCAATGGAGGTTTCGTCTCTCAGAACAAGATGTCGGTCGAGCCTCCCAAGAAGGAAGATCTCCAGCGCAAGTATGCGACTGTTGTTGAACACGAGGCCGGTACCAATGACTGGTATGGAGGCATGA TGAACGTCCTCGGAGGTATCGTCGGAACTATGGGCGCTATTCCCTGCTGCATCATTTGTCCCAACCCTTACAAGGAAGTCCACCAGGGCAACGTTGGTCTCGTTACCAAGTTCGGAAAGTTCTACAAGGCTGTTGACCCCGGTCTGGTCAAGATCAATCCTCTCAGCGAGAGACTTCTCCAGATTGATGTCAAGATTCAGACCACCGAAGTCCCAGAGCAGATTTGCATGACCAAGGACAATGTTACCCTTCGCTTGACCTCTGTCATCTACTACCACATTGTCTCTCCTCACAAGGCCGCTTTCGGTATCAACAACGTCAAGCAAGCTCTTATGGAGCGTACTCAGACCACTCTCCGCCACGTCGTTGGTGCTCGTGTTCTCCAGGATGTTATCGAGCGTCGTGAGGAGATTGCCCAGTCAATTGGAGAAATTATCGAGGATGTCGCTGCCGGTTGGGGTGTTCAGGTTGAGAGCATGCTCATCAAGGATATTGTCTTCAGCCAGGAGTTGCAAGAGTCTCTCTCCATGGCTGCTCAGAGCAAGCGTATCGGTGAAAGCAAGATCATTGCCGCCAAAGCTGAG GTTGAATCTGCCAAGCTCATGCGACAGGCTGCCGACATCTTGAGCTCGGCCCCTGCCATGCAGATCCGATACCTCGAGGCCATGCAGGCGATGGCCAAGTCTGCCAACAGCAAGGTCATCTTCTTGCCTGGTGCCAACCAGACCATGGGCAACGCCCTCAATGCCGCCATGGCCAACGAAACTGGCGAGTCCAGTGGCAATGCCTTTGGCGGACAGCAAGACTTTGGAGGTCAGGACCCAGGTTTCCAACAGGCCATGAACGCCCGCGTCGTGGAGAACATCTAG
- a CDS encoding hypothetical protein (TransMembrane:1 (o22-41i)): MDSVEALRAYLDENLIPHAQRYPLQAILVTTIVLFMTTRLFTGSPSSVRKDGSKTPPLAPFWIPLFGHAPRIFLSPSTALTRFRNRYGQGVFSIRLFQSIHSFVFRPSLAAHLLEQPESVADKEFIARHVMLTNFGLSKKDLAAYDKAAAEVHQVTKEYLSGSHLDDLAKATLRDLDDNAADVISFNSYSTDQMDWERLANAELLEDIKDENVMAVDFFELIKTFIARTATISVFGTDFVEIYPDIWPHLWIYNNAFHSLAMGVPVWAPFPGSQRARIALGRLLTFMREFHNELEKFLSDEEPGQKWQDFHTISPLVRARTEVYRKHGLSSDVRAAFDVALLWSTTVQTTSLVSWSLFELYQDPVLLSQIREQISPHVQIVQPSHDFGGAVWIPPQIKRLDLEGLLTKCPLLEAVYLETLRLYGGGWSARYLKDDVTLKDKEDSFILKKGTFAHIINDLHHSDPRTFTDAKVWQAGRYLEETIDKKGVKTQKVDPYTVQPSDGTLTMCDDSAFTLRKVLMYVSVFISLYDLEPAGSERWPSPSIVKGVASAQPWRSVRLWVKRRTPPKDN, encoded by the exons ATGGACAGCGTCGAGGCTCTCCGGGCTTACCTCGACGAGAATCTCATTCCTCACGCCCAGCGCTATCCCCTACAAGCCATCCTCGTCACGACAATAGTCCTCTTCATGACAACGAGACTCTTCACCGGCAGTCCTTCATCAGTTAGAAAAGATGGATCAAAGACGCCTCCCCTTGCACCTTTCTGGATCCCTCTCTTTGGCCACGCTCCGCGTATCTTTCTCAGTCCTTCTACAGCCTTGACGCGCTTCAGAAATCGATATGGTCAGGGTGTTTTCTCTATTCGACTATTCCAGAGTATTCACTCTTTTGTCTTTCGTCCTTCTCTCGCTGCTCATCTACTTGAACAGCCTGAATCTGTCGCCGACAAGGAGTTTATCGCCAGGCATGTTATGTTGACCAATTTTGGTCTCTCCAAGAAGGACCTTGCAGCCTATgacaaggctgctgctgaagTTCATCAGGTTACCAAGGAGTATCTAAGCGGTTCTCACCTGGATGATCTAGCCAAGGCTACCCTCCGAGATCTGGATGACAATGCTGCCGATGTGATCTCCTTCAACAGCTATTCTACCGACCAAATGGACTGGGAGAGACTGGCCAATGCAGAGCTTTTGGAGGACATCAAAGACGAGAACGTCATGGCTGTCGACTTCTTCGAGCTGATCAAGACTTTCATCGCCAGAACCGCCACGATCTCCGTCTTTGGTACAGACTTTGTCGAGATCTATCCCGACATCTGGCCTCACCTCTGGATTTACAACAATGCCTTCCACTCCCTCGCCATGGGCGTTCCTGTCTGGGCCCCTTTTCCCGGCTCCCAGCGAGCTAGAATCGCTCTTGGTAGATTGCTCACCTTTATGCGAGAGTTCCACAATGAGCTGGAGAAGTTCCTTAGCGATGAAGAGCCTGGTCAGAAATGGCAAGACTTTCACACAATCAGTCCCCTTGTCCGCGCCAGAACCGAGGTCTATCGAAAGCACGGCTTGTCTTCTGATGTACGCGCTGCATTCGATGTTGCCCTTCTCTGGAGCACGACCGTTCAAACTACTTCGCTCGTCTCATGGTCTCTGTTCGAATTGTATCAGGATCCCGTTCTTTTATCGCAGATCCGCGAACAAATCAGCCCCCATGTCCAAATTGTCCAGCCCAGCCACGATTTTGGAGGCGCTGTCTGGATTCCTCCTCAGATCAAAAGGCTCGACTTGGAAGGGCTTTTGACCAAGTGTCCTTTATTGGAAGCCGTGTACCTTGAGACACTGAGGCTCTATGGTGGAGGATGGTCTGCAAGGTACTTGAAGGACGACGTCACGCTTAAGGATAAGGAGGACAGTTTCATCCTTAAGAAAGGAACTTTTGCTCATATCATTAACGACCTTCATCACTCTGATCCCAGAACCTTTACCGACGCTAAGGTTTGGCAAGCCGGACGATATCTTGAGGAGACCATTGATAAGAAGGGAGTCAAGACACAGAAGGTTGATCCGTACACTGTCCAACCATCAG ATGGAACATTGACTATGTGTGACGATTCGGCATTCACCTTGAGAAAGGTCCTCATGTACGTCTCGGTCTTTATTTCGCTATACGACCTCGAGCCCGCAGGAAGTGAAAGATGGCCTTCACCATCGATTGTCAAGGGTGTGGCTTCAGCACAACCATGGAGATCGGTTAGATTATGGGTTAAGAGACGGACGCCTCCGAAAGACAATTGA
- a CDS encoding hypothetical protein (BUSCO:17409at5125), with the protein MSPTNAEYALSESHKEMLEKSLLDSDPEVASIMKDEIQRQRESIVLIASENITSRAVFDALGSPMSNKYSEGYPGARYYGGNQHIDQIELLCQRRALEAFHLDSEKWGVNVQCLSGSPANLQVYQAIMPPHGRLMGLDLPHGGHLSHGYQTPARKISAVSTYFETMPYRVDLDTGIIDYDTLQKNAILYRPKVLVAGTSAYCRLIDYERMRKIADSVGAYLVVDMAHISGLIAAEVIPTPFKYADIVTTTTHKSLRGPRGAMIFFRKGVRSVDAKTGKETLYDLENPINFSVFPGHQGGPHNHTITALAVALKQAVSPDFKAYQEKVVSNAKTLENTFKALGHKLVSDGTDSHMVLIDLRQHNLDGARVEAVLEQINIACNKNSIPGDKSALTPCGIRIGTPAMTSRGFGEKEFERVAKYIDEAIKICKEEQAALPKEANKLKDFKARVASGEVQKINDYRKEIASWCNAFPLPVEGWRLDASI; encoded by the exons ATGTCTCCCACAAACGCCGAGTATGCGCTCTCCGAGTCGCACAAGGAG ATGCTCGAGAAGTCTCTCCTTGACTCAGACCCTGAGGTCGCCTCTATCATG AAGGATGAGATCCAGCGCCAGCGCGAGTCCATCGTCCTCATCGCCTCCGAGAACATCACCTCCCGTGCCGTCTTCGATGCCCTTGGTTCCCCCATGTCCAACAAGTACTCTGAGGGTTACCCCGGTGCTCGTTACTATGGTGGCAACCAGCACATCGACCAGATCGAGCTTCTCTGCCAGCGTCGTGCCCTCGAGGCCTTCCACCTCGACTCTGAGAAGTGGGGTGTCAACGTGCAGTGCCTTTCTGGATCTCCCGCCAACCTCCAGGTCTACCAGGCTATCATGCCTCCCCACGGCCGTCTCATGGGTCTTGACCTTCCCCACGGTGGCCATCTTAGCCACGGTTACCAGACCCCCGCCAGGAA GATCTCTGCTGTCTCTACTTACTTCGAGACTATGCCCTACCGTGTCGACCTTGACACCGGTATCATTGACTATGACACCCTCCAGAAGAACGCTATCCTCTACCGCCCTAAGGTCCTGGTTGCTGGTACCTCTGCCTACTGCCGTCTCATCGACTACGAGCGCATGCGCAAGATTGCCGACTCCGTCGGTGCTTACCTCGTTGTCGATATGGCTCACATCTCTGGTCTTATTGCTGCTGAGGTTATCCCTACCCCCTTTAAGTACGCCGATATCGTCACAACCACTACCCACAAGTCCCTCCGTGGTCCCCGTGGTGCTATGATCTTCTTCCGCAAGGGTGTCCGCTCTGTCGATGCCAAGACCGGCAAGGAGACCCTCTACGACCTGGAGAACCCCATCAACTTCTCCGTTTTCCCTGGTCACCAGGGTGGCCCTCACAACCACACAATCACTGCCCTGGCTGTTGCTCTGAAGCAGGCTGTCAGCCCCGATTTCAAGGCCTACCAGGAGAAGGTTGTTTCCAACGCCAAGACCCTGGAGAACACCTTCAAGGCCCTCGGCCACAAGCTCGTCTCTGATGGCACTGACAGCCACATGGTCCTCATTGACCTTCGTCAGCACAACCTTGACGGTGCCCGTGTTGAGGCTGTCCTTGAACAGATCAACATTGCTTGCAACAAGAACTCTATCCCCGGTGACAAGTCCGCCCTTACCCCTTGCGGTATCCGTATCGGTACTCCCGCCATGACTTCTCGTGGTTTCGGCGAGAAGGAGTTCGAGCGTGTCGCCAAGTACATTGACGAGGCCATCAAGATCTGCAAGGAGGAGCAGGCTGCTCTCCCCAAGGAGGccaacaagctcaaggacTTCAAGGCCCGCGTTGCCAGCGGCGAGGTCCAGAAGATCAACGACTACCGAAAGGAGATTGCTTCTTGGTGCAATGCCTTCCCTCTCCCCGTTGAGGGTTGGCGTCTGGACGCCAGCATCTAA
- the ATM1 gene encoding Iron-sulfur clusters transporter atm1, mitochondrial (TransMembrane:4 (i114-135o147-166i228-255o261-281i)~BUSCO:13019at5125) produces MIPQLLQRSSRACPRYNPALYRLSTTSQQRPGLTQTFWTSAPRREQPRTPTDSKSTTSKPSAVFPAKKQPTKQNDPLATVEKSAPEQRKADWAIMKEMTRYLWPKDDWGTKLRVSLAVSLLIGAKVLNVQVPFYFKSIVDSMNIDVAAAGGTATTVAGAMILAYGASRIGATVFQEVRNAVFASVAQNAIRKVACNVFDHLLRLDLTFHLSKQTGGLTRALDRGTKGISFILSSMVFHVMPTALEISMVCGILTYNYGAKFAALTVLTMVSYTAFTIWTTAWRTKFRRQANAADNKASTVAVDSLINYEAVKYFNNEKFEVARYDKALGQYEKNSIKVATSLAFLNSGQNIIFSSALTGMMYLAANGVAEGTLTVGDLVMVNQLVFQLSVPLNFLGSVYRELRQSLLDMETLFNLQKVNTNVKEKADAKPLVLSKGGEIKFENVNFAYHPSRPILRDLSVTIPAGKKVAVVGPSGCGKSTLLRLLFRSYDVQSGRVLIDDQDIRDVNLESLRRSIGVVPQDTPLFNDTVEHNIRYGSINATHDEVVAVAKRAHVHNTIQSFPEGYDTKVGERGLMISGGEKQRLAVSRILLKDPPLLFFDEATSALDTHTEQALMMNINSILREKGRTSVFVAHRLRTIFDSDLIIVLKEGHVAEMGTHRELIDRDGVYAELWSAQETMFGEDGKEKNEEENDEQKKA; encoded by the exons ATGATCCCTCAATTGCTGCAGCGCTCATCTAGGGCATGTCCCCGGTACAACCCAGCGCTCTACCGACTATCCACGACCTCTCAGCAGCGACCTGGTCTAACACAGACCTTTTGGACCTCTGCCCCGCGTCGCGAACAACCCCGGACACCTACAGACTCAAAATCCACGACTTCGAAGCCATCCGCCGTGTTTCCCGCAAAGAAACAACCTACCAAACAAAATGATCCTCTTGCGACGGTCGAAAAGTCTGCCCCGGAGCAGCGCAAGGCTGATTGGGCTATCATGAAGGAGATGACTCGCTATCTGTGGCCCAAGGATGATTGGGGCACCAAGCTCCGAGTCAGTCTTGCTGTTTCCCTGTTAATTGGCGCCAAAGTCCTCAATGTTCAAGTTCCATTCTATTTCAAGAGCATTGTTGATTCAATGAACATcgatgttgctgctgctggaggTACTGCGACGACGGTTGCTGGAGCCATGATCCTAGCATATGGCGCTTCTCGAATTGGCGCAACAGTGTTCCAGGAAGTGCGAAACGCCGTTTTTGCCTCTGTAGCCCAAAACGCTATCCGAAAAGTCGCCTGCAACGTCTTTGATCACTTGTTGCGACTCGATCTCACATTCCATCTTTCCAAGCAAACCGGTGGGTTGACGAGAGCTCTCGATCGCGGTACCAAGGGAATCAGCTTTATTCTGTCTAGCATGGTTTTCCATGTCATGCCAACTGCGCTTGAAATCAGCATGGTTTGCGGAATTCTCACTTACAACTACGGCGCCAAATTTGCTGCTCTCACTGTTTTGACAATGGTCAGCTATACGGCATTTACTATCTGGACTACTGCATGGCGAACAAAGTTCCGAAGACAAGCCAATGCGGCGGACAACAAGGCTTCTACTGTGGCGGTGGACTCGCTCATCAATTACGAGGCTGTTAAGTACTTCAATAACGAGAAGTTCGAGGTTGCGAGATACGACAAGGCTCTTGGGCAGTATGAGAAGAATTCCATCAAGGTTGCGACATCTCTGGCTTTTCTCAACAGTGGACAAAACATCATCTTCTCCTCGGCACTCACTGGCATGATGTACCTTGCCGCCAACGGTGTGGCTGAGGGTACTTTGACGGTCGGTGATCTAGTCATGGTCAACCAGCTTGTTTTCCAACTCTCAGTCCCTCTTAACTTCCTTGGATCCGTCTACCGTGAACTTCGCCAGTCTCTGCTGGATATGGAGACTCTGTTCAACCTCCAAAAGGTCAACACCAACGTCAAGGAGAAGGCCGATGCGAAGCCTTTGGTCCTCTCCAAGGGTGGTGAGATCAAGTTCGAGAACGTCAACTTTGCTTACCACCCTAGCCGTCCTATTCTCCGTGATTTGTCCGTGACAATCCCTGCTGGTAAGAAGGTCGCTGTTGTCGGCCCCAGTGGATGTGGAAAGTCTACTCTGTTGCGCCTCTTGTTCCGATCCTATGATGTTCAGAGTGGTCGAGTCTTGATTGATGACCAAGATATTCGTGATGTCAACCTCGAGTCTCTGCGCCGCTCCATCGGTGTTGTTCCCCAGGATACCCCTCTATTCAACGATACAGTTGAGCACAACATCCGATACGGTTCTATCAATGCTACTCATGACGAAGTTGTCGCTGTCGCCAAGCGTGCCCACGTCCACAATACCATTCAGTCTTTCCCTGAAGGTTATGATACCAAGGTCGGTGAGCGAGGACTCATGATTTCCGGCGGTGAGAAGCAACGCCTTGCTGTCAGTCGTATCCTGCTCAAGGACCCTCCTCTGTTGTTCTTCGACGAGGCAACCAGTGCCTTGGACACCCACACCGAGCAAGCCCTCATGATGAACATCAACAGCATTCTTCGCGAAAAGGGACGAACAAGCGTCTTTGTCGCTCATCGTCTACGTACTATCTTTGATTCGGATCTTATTATTGTCCTCAAGGAGGGACATGTGGCGGAGATGGGTACACACCGGGAGTTGATTGACCGTGACGGCGTTTATGCTGAGTTGTGGAGTG CCCAGGAGACGATGTTTGGAGAAGATGGAAAGGAGAAGAATGAGGAAGAGAACGATGAACAAAAGAAGGCCTAA
- a CDS encoding hypothetical protein (CAZy:GT1) produces the protein MQAVAQSLIRRGHQVVWLTSADNEVRVRAVGATFVATEAIAIVDEPLIKNNETGILDKMYNRLEIRLLAQVSDYRRVLRGGFKPDLLLVDVMPYGARALYDLGEIPAYVTLGVIPMYMSSWGAPQAVSGESPSTSLLWLIWNYLHHLISQWILLPYLLRPVINAQRQVLGLENLPFGEPIESFTYSPFLHIQASSPSLEFKLLPKPDEQRKNTEFVGPTVTQIQTDYVQLPPQWDEIVAHPRVVGITQGTLAMDPTSLIIPAIEALSNDPQLLLVVATPHVEEVTSRVGDLPTVRYVKWIPYHLFLPQLCLLITNGGYGSITQALSHKVPLICAGQSEDKKDTSARVDWAGAGIDLKTDTPSADQVRKAARTILCDKGYVERAGNLGDELNELGGANKASELLEGLVESKARR, from the coding sequence ATGCAGGCCGTGGCCCAATCCCTCATCCGTCGAGGCCACCAAGTAGTATGGCTCACCAGCGCCGACAATGAAGTCCGCGTTCGAGCAGTGGGAGCCACCTTTGTCGCAACAGAAGCCATTGCCATTGTTGATGAGCCCCTGATCAAAAACAACGAGACTGGGATCCTCGACAAGATGTACAACCGTCTGGAGATTCGACTACTCGCTCAAGTGAGCGATTATCGTCGGGTATTGCGGGGCGGCTTCAAGCCAGATCTGCTACTTGTCGACGTGATGCCATACGGAGCGAGAGCTTTGTATGATTTGGGTGAGATACCGGCTTATGTGACTCTCGGGGTGATCCCAATGTACATGTCAAGCTGGGGAGCGCCGCAGGCCGTGTCCGGGGAGAGTCCTTCGACGTCGTTGCTCTGGTTGATCTGGAATTACCTGCATCATCTCATCAGTCAATGGATTCTCTTGCCATATCTTTTGAGGCCTGTGATAAACGCGCAAAGGCAAGTACTGGGGCTGGAGAACTTACCGTTCGGTGAACCCATCGAGTCTTTCACCTATAGCCCCTTTCTTCACATTCAAGCGTCATCTCCTTCGTTGGAGTTCAAGCTGCTCCCCAAGCCAGATGAGCAAAGGAAGAACACCGAATTCGTTGGACCGACAGTTACCCAGATCCAGACCGACTATGTACAACTGCCTCCTCAATGGGATGAAATTGTCGCTCACCCTCGTGTTGTCGGCATCACACAAGGAACACTGGCCATGGATCCTACATCGTTGATTATCCCAGCCATTGAGGCTCTCTCGAACGaccctcaacttcttctggTGGTGGCAACGCCTCACGTAGAGGAGGTAACCTCCAGAGTAGGAGACCTACCAACCGTACGATACGTCAAGTGGATTCCATACCACCTCTTTCTACCACAGCTCTGTCTTCTCATCACCAACGGCGGATATGGCAGTATAACACAAGCGCTCTCCCATAAAGTACCCCTAATATGTGCGGGACAATCGGAGGACAAGAAGGACACATCAGCCCGTGTCGACTGGGCTGGGGCAGGCATAGATTTGAAGACAGACACGCCTTCGGCGGATCAGGTCCGAAAGGCCGCGAGAACGATATTATGTGATAAAGGATATGTAGAGAGAGCGGGAAACTTGGGCGACGAACTGAACGAGCTTGGAGGTGCGAATAAAGCTTCTGAGCTTCTGGAGGGTCTGGTAGAATCTAAAGCGAGACGATAG